TGAAAGGTCTTTCAGATGAGGCAAGAGAAATGTTTCACTGTATGCTGAATGGAGAATGGCATTTCTGTGCAGGATTATTCAGGAAATACAGTTTCAAGAATTGTCATTTCTACAAAGATTCAGTGGATCTTAATTTTGTTAAAGTAGTTTTCTAGACTTCTAGGGAGAAATgctgttttgggttctgaatatTCTTCTCCCCGGTCCTTGCGCTTCTACTATGAGATAAAAGTTAGGCTCAGTGACTGAGtgtagcatgttttgtttttttaatggattcAATTTTCTTAGAAGTACAGTAGTTACATAGTTAATAGTTACTTTGCCAGCCAAACACTTAATACCAACTACTCTTTCTGTGAAGCTAACATTTTAGATCAAACTTTTACTATTGCAACATGAAATTGTATACTTAGTTTTGATTTACATTTACTTTTTCTAAGTATCACTTATTTTACAGCATGAATACAAAGACTGCCTTATCACTTTTTGTGTTATGACCTATTTATCACAACTGACAAGCTTTATATGATTAAAAAGAGGCTAAGACAGACTTTGGAACAAGGCTAATGGTAAGCACCACTTATTTTACAGCCTGTATTTTAATCAAACTAGAGATAATTAATGATGTAGCAAAATTAAAAGGGTATATATGTATCAAAGGATACAGCAGTGCTGCCTTTTGTGGTCCAATAGGGCATAATTCTTCAGTGTCCACCACATGGGGTTTCGGTGTTAACTGAATATCACAGCTATCCTCCTCCATCAGTTCAGAACTGAAGCCATTCTGTACAGTTTCAGTTTGTTTTTCGACTTGATCATTGAGTGCAATATCGATGTAACTGATTACTGAATCTAAATTCACATTTGTTCCTTGAAGGCTGTCGTCATTGATGCTATAAGAAGGAAGGGTAGTTCCATGGACAGACTATTAAATGCTTTATGTTTGTATATTCTCTGCACAGGCAACAACACTATCAATCTTTTTATACCAAAATAGTCTATTAGCACTTTGAAGCATACAATACAGATGAAAGAACAAGAGAAAATCCAGTTAAAGTATTTCAGagttaatatttataaaatgtgtACTGATTCTAGCACCACAAGTTTAATTACCGTGCCACCAGTCATTCTATTATGGACTTGTTTAAAGAAGGTGTATAATCCAACTAAGTTTGTTTTGATCATATGGCAttcatagatcatagaatatcagggttggaagggacctcaggaagtcatctagtccaaccccctgctcaaagcagaactaatccccagacagatttttgccccagatccctaaatggccccctcaaggattgaactcacaaccctgtgtttagcaggccaacgctcaaaccgctgagctatccccCGCCCCCCTTATATAGAGCTATGTGTTTTGTtccttaaaatgtttttaattatttccaACATTTAGCATGCAAGCAGGTGACAGGCAATTAGCTGCTAATATGAACAACACGGTTTGCCATTCTGAAATTTTTAAAGAATGAGTTAATCTCCATGGATAGTAACTTTTGGCAATCCAAATATTTACAAAACTGTTTTAGTCAATAGGCATCTTGCACAGACAGAAGGTAGAATTTTAGTGTTAAGGGCTTGTCAACACACAAAATTGTGCCACTTTAACTAAAGGTGTTATGTTTAACTAAACATAACTATTTAGTTAATTGTGTGTGgacattaaaattaatttatcAGTGTTCTATATTGGTTTAGCTTGCCATTTAAGTTTACAGGAGCAAGCTAAACCAACATAAGACAGGCCCTGGTAAAAATGTATCACAGGCCACTCAAAACCAAGAGCAGCAAAGTGTTCCCTTTAACCTCTTGTCTGTGTCTGGGGACTGCACAACATACATAACTTATGCCACACTTAAGAAACAAGTGCATTCACAATTTTCTGTTACACTTTTAATTAGCTAGTCTGGAAAAGATATTGAGACAAAGACTTATTGCATTTAAATGAATCTGCAGATGGATGGCGCCAAGTATTTTGGGGATTGACAGGGCTGCTATTCAGTCTTTTTGCCTGGCTTTGGTTTGTCTTAGCAATATACCATCTGAGAGaatattaaaaaaggaaagacaatAGTTCAGCATTTTTGTAAGGGTGATAAACCATGGTGAGTTACATAAAAAGCATGGTGTATAGGCAAAACTGACTAAGCTTTCCATCTTAAGCAGCTATCAAAGCAAGGAGGGGCGTCCAGTTTTAGTGGAAACAAGGCTAATGCCAATAATGTGTTCTAGGAGAGGAGACAATCATACAACACACAAGCATGGCATCAATTTAGGACTTTGAAGTAATTTGCTGACTAACGAGGTGGTGAGTAAAAATTCAATACATACAAACAATTTCAGGTTCCTGAAAGTTCTTAAAATATTGTTTAACTCTTgatctataaaaaaaaaagctaagaaCACTAAAATGATTCTTAGAAATGTATTCAAACCAAGTCTTCAGGTAAAAACTAGACTAACAGAAGGAAAATATATTACCAGCTTCCCACTTACCTTAAGAAAGCCTTCAAGCAAGCACAGGTAACTGCTTCAGGAACGTCAGGAAATTGCTGTAGACAGAGTTGCAACAAATGCACATCTGTCTTCTCCAAGGCAACTGCCATTAAGTCTGGGCACAAACTGAAGCAGAATAAAGAAGTTAGTCCCCACATTTAGACCACATGCGAACTACTGAAGCATCTTGTTTTAGATTAAGGTGAAAaaggattgtccagtggttagggcactagtttaggacttgggagacccaggttcaactccctgctctgccacagacattgggcaagtcacttagcctctctgtgcctcagttccatcatctgtaaaaatggggtaAAAGTACTGTCCTACTTCATAGTGATGAAAAtgatagatattttaaaaaattatgaagcacttagagatctactggtgaaaagtgctatataagattatataaaattatataaaattgATATTAGCAACAGAAATCCTACAGGTCTTCCTGTGAGAACAGAAAGTCATAAAATAATCACTTTCTGGTAAAGGTCTCCACATTTAGACCATAAGTAACACTTTTAATACTTCACATAAGCGACTTAGTCACTTTCAAAAACTGGACTTAAACACTTAATATTCACCTGTAAGAGAGTCCTTGTGTCTGGATCAACTGTACCAGGCAATTTCGAGGGTAAAATGTTGGCTCTGTTTTACACCTGTTCACGAGACCTGTTATAATGTATCCAATGGTAGTTTGGAAATCTGACATCTGTGCATTTGACAAGAACTGCCTCAATTCCTCTTCAATATCATTTTGAGAAGAATCCTAAAAGTAACATTATCCAGTTCAAAAGTGTTAGAAGTACAAGATTATGACTAGCATATTGTTACTGATTTGACTTAAgtggagaagaaaacaaaacaaaaccacttcAGACTGCAGGCaacatgcagtgtagatgtagccatgtcggccccaggatattagagagacaaggtgggttatataatatcttttattggaccaacttctgttggtgagagactaACTTACGAGTGACACAGGGCTCTTCTTCCTGCAAACTAATAAGACTACTACCACATTGGAAGGGAAAAAACTGAGATTAAGATGACCCCTTTTGACAGCCTTGTCATAACGACCAAAAGACCTGATCTAGAACTGAAAATTATACCCTTCATCAGATGGGAGTGGTCTCATTCAACCCTTACTCAGTAACTATTTGCTCATTAGTTACTATAATATTTGCAAAGATCTTTACTCAATTTCCAAACAACTTGAGTTACAGCACTAGGATTGCCTGAACAacaatctttttaaaattaatgtgtTGCATATACTAAAGCAGCCATGAACTTTCAAACAAGAGGGGAAGCACTTTTGATCACACCCCGTTTGCAACAATTTCCAAGAGTTAATCAGAGCATGCAGCCAAAAGCAATGTTTCTGCCTAGTCAGCTCAGGTTTACTTTTATaagtttaaatacatttaaattagTTCAGCAATTCTCAAAACTGCACCAGGATGTTGCTTAACTTGTTTCTAAATTTATATGCTATAGTGAAAAATCATTACTATTGATACAGGTATTAAGTTTAATTATCTTATTTTGGAAGTGATAATAGGATAGACTTCACCTAcaaactactttttaaaattaagtagCTTGTTTTACATTGTGTCTAGAAACTAAGGTGAGAAGCTTTGGGAAGAAGGTTTTATGTTGGAATATTACTTGTCAGGGTGCCTCGTGCCTCCATATCGATGTCctatttaaatcaaaacaaatttaaatattCCAGACAGAAAAAGTTCCAAAAAGTTACAAGTCTAGAGTTCAGTCAGAATATTTTTTCTAAGTCTCACCATTTACTTCAGAATGTCTATTGCCTTTAAAATTTAAGACCTCCATCTTTGTGCAGGGCTACATTTATAATATTTAAATTATCCAGATGCTGTACAGTACATTCCTAAAGCTTTGTAGAAAGAGCTAGCTTGAATACCATTAGTATTATGCATGAGCAGTTCTTCTTGCAGAATAGTTATACACACTAATGGTTTAATCCCCAATATGGCTAGTTCAAGTATACGTGTATCAAGCTACGAGGAcaggaaaggaaaagggagaatgaCAGAACTCGATTGGTTGACTTATTTTGAGATATTCTAATAAGTTAGTAAAACATGAGTTAAAGATATTTTAGTTAGTTACCTTTATATCTGATAAAAGCTGTTCAACTGTAAGGGTGTCTCGCTGTACTTTTGCAACATTGTTCCTTCTCGACCTTAACTGtaatttaaggaaaaaaataaatcgaAGCTACCCTCAAAGCCTGAACAGACAcaaattttcatcaaaataacTAGGAACAGCATAAATGTGCTATGTGTGTTGTAGCAATAGTATGTAGGGTTTAAGGCAGcgttccccaaactgtggggcgcacTCCCataggggtgtgtggaggaacGCTCAAGGGGGGGTGCACAGCAGGGCCCAGGCTAGTCCCCACCCGAGACAGGGAGCGCCacgccacaccccagccctgctccacttcgCCCCCTGGCCGCCATTCtcccctcattccctctccaccccatcCCAGTTCAGCCCCCAGCACCGCTTCAGCAAAGCTCCTCGGCTGAGCCCACTTtaaagtaatggggggggggggggggagaagggggcagagacagattccattactggagggaggggggtggtggGACAGAAGACAACAAGAAAAGTTTGGACACCATTGGCTTATGGTCACCAGCCGAACAATGTTGAGAGGTTTGATCACAGTTTTAGAAACAAACACTGTTAGCTGCCAGAGCCAACCCTGAAGTTTTGAAAATACATGCACTCATAATTAAGACTAagtttttgtcacagatatttttagtagaagtcacgAACAGGTCATGGGAAatcaacaaaaattcacagcagcctgtgacctgtccctgactttcactaaaaatatccctgacaaaaaggGTAGGTGcattcagcacccactgctgctggggctcccagctACTCCACTGCTGGAATGTGTGGGCGCCACGGGGGTCCACCACCTGCAGCTGGGCAGTGCTGCGGGGATCCGCTGCCTGaggccaggcagctgcagggtctCCCCACCAGGTTGAGGGCTGGGAGTCacaagggcagggctggctgggagctccagccccagggcagaaaaggtcatggaggtcaatggaagtcatggattcagtGACATAATCATAGCCTTACTTATAATGCAAAGACAACCCTGAAACTTACAGTTCTCTTGGATTCAGTTTTAGGAGTTACAGATTGCTGTGCACGTGGAGATACCAGATCTTCTTCTGGAAGCATATTCCAATTCACATATGAAGACACAGTTCTGATGCCTGTGCAAACACAAAGTTAGATTAAATCTATATAAAGTTACAAGTTACATTCACTCAAAGAACAGAAGCAAATTAATCCTattatttctctctctaataGCAGCAGGGAATCATCTGATAACTCTACAGCAATTTAAAATATTGAGTCATTCCCTGTCAATACAAAATTTGTTTCCAATTCCATGCATCTTgtgaataaaattaaaatgagttTAAGATCAGCATTAAGTAAAAATGTTTTCCTAGAAAATAAGGTCCACGCAATTGCTGTATCagtcaagatacatttcagagtaacagccgtgttagtctgtatccgcaaaaagaagaacaggagtacttgtggcaccttagagactaacaaatttattagagcataagctttcgtggactacagcccacttcttcggatgcatatatgtagtccacgaaagcttatgctctaataaatttgttagtctctaaggtgccacaagtactcctgttcttcttttagtcaAGATACAAATGCACCAGTTGCTCTGAAATCTATCTTGGACTTTATTCTAATGTTTAGGATGAATTAGATATGTACTTTCAACAGTATTTTACAGATGCAACAGTATGACTGGTGTTAAGTTGACTCCACAATACTCTATTTTCAGAAAAGGCTGTGCTAAGAACTACCTCTGAGCAAAAGATTATCATATGAAGTCTGAAAATAATGGAGtttgtattggggggggggggggggaattaaaaaaaaaaaaaaaaaaaaaaatcagcactgtACGTAAAGATGCTTTAAAAAAGCTTCCACTAAATGGCGTAAGTACAGTTTTATTAATAGAAGTAATAAAGGTTTAACTAACATAACATAACTGTTTAGCAGCATGCTGGACAGTCATGTTATTCCTCTACAAAAATCCATACAAATAAATGCGGTAAGTGAATGCTTAATGTTGTTAAATATATTGTAAGGAAATTCACAGTTCATAAGCACCATCTCCCTCCCCATCACCAAGGCACGTTAGGATGCTCTGTCTCACGGGCATATTTCAACAAGTTTTTTCAAAGGAACAGAATGCAAAGTTAAGCTACTGTTCAAACTGTTTAGAGTTCAGCTATTTTACTGTAAGACGGATCCCGTTCTTTTTCTATGAAGTTTTTCAACAGAATTTTAATGGTATGATGTATGCTGAAATTGCAAGTATTCACTAaataatatttataatcaaaCTCTTACCTGAGGTTTGAGTATCCTTGAGTTTTCCAACAGCAGCTGCCAAAGATGAAGTTTCACACTTGTATACGATTACAGTTAGCACCTTCCCAtgtgttaaaaaaaatttctctccATAACACCACAACTACAAAATATTAAGTACATTGTTAATTAACAGATGAAATACAGAAGCTAATTTGGACTTCTGCACAAAAACCCATTcaaatcaatattttttaaagatctcAGTAAGATGTTTCTTTCCATCTACCCTTACCCTTGTCTAAAACTCCAACTGTCTTAGCATTATTGATCAGGCAATGTGAATGAGACAAAAGCTTTATTTTTGGGCAGACTAAGTGCCTCCTAGTGGACTTTCAAAACTTTTCACTCAATTTATGTTTCTTTTCAATcaatttatgatttaaaaaaccTGCCTTTTAGATAACCCTGTAGCAGTTTTACTGCATGAGCCCATCTTGCCTGAAGAGAGGTGGTCAAAGTTGAACATTTTAAGCTGCTCTAAAACGTCTACTGTTTCTCTTACCATGGCTTAAACAAAACATtccttcccccccgcctcccGAGTTGTACGTACTCATTTCTACAGTGAAATAGAAATGCTAAGTTTGTTAGATTGAAGCCTACAGTACCAAAGATATCACACACTAAATTACAGCTTACCTGTCCTGAGGTTCCCTGTGGTAGTTCTTTTGAAGTTTGCAATGTTTGAAATTTTGTATTCCATATAGATAAGCACTctacagaaaaaggaaaaaaaaaaaaaaacagatacgTTGAGTATTAAAAGTGACAGAGACATGACATTTCTCTGTAGTCTTCAATTAGAGAGAGAGGCTtcccaaaataaaatgaaattgcaTTTCAGAATGTATATAATGCACCCAGCACTAAGGAACAGCAAAAGTGATTTTGGCAAGTCAAATGAGGTTGTTTTCTTGCAGTTACTCTTGTGTTGGAAACTTTTCAAGCAGTTGTAATTCTACTGAAACTTGATGGAAACCAGATAGGCCAGCCTGATTGGAAAGCAAGCTCCATGGGCTGCCCTGCTATATGCCTGGTGAGCTTCTAGGATGTCCTGCTTTCCTGTCTGATCAAACCAGCCACGCCAGCACCCGACGATCGCGGGGAGTATATTTGATTTCAGAACTACAGACGTGTTCCCGGCTCTCTTGCATTTCAGCACAtccaaaaccaaaaacattttggATATTCAGTCTCGTAAAAGCTTCACATTTTATTTCTGGGGGAATTcggtgccaaaaaattaaaagttctgcgcacaatattttaaaattctgcacattttgtcaaaataatgcaatataatcactccggtttcaattatttcggtaatttatttaaactacaatacaatggatggagaatgggagtggggagcattggagaAAATCCCCAAACCTCGTTACTTAATAGTAATGTGgctaggtttgaccctttatttctagttattagtcaacaaatatatgcaggcATATGCTCAgcgttacatcataggcaactgaagagcaagtgagggctggggaaatCAAACTTATAATTTATATTGGCTATTGACAATCTCCAGAAAGATCAGTAGCGAACAGTTCCtagagcacattttgataggaaattttttcagtccaaaaagttAGACCaattctaatcactaaagcaccataagcatttataaggccatactgtcctttacaccactccGGCAATGtaaaaggagccttaaaacttttacacctgttttatactcctgggggaattaaagacaatgggaacaattcattAAGCAGGCAgactgctacattctgctctaccgaaggggacagagcctgccccacgcCTATCTCCTGAAAAACACCCCGAAGACCTGCCCCTCCATGCTGAGCGTGCCGCAATAGTGAGCAATAAGgagagtgtctgtctgtctctctcacacgtACGACTGCCCAGCCTGCCCCCGCGGCCCTGGCAGTGATCTCTACCAGCTGGTTTGTGTGCCTGAAGCAACCTGCCTGTGTTGCTGGAGAGAGGCGCGTGACAGCTCTTGCGCTTCCCTTTGCATCCCCATCAGaaatcatttttctgcagggaagcaaagaaatctgtgggggacataaattctgtgcatgtgcacacaatACCCCCAGGAATAaaatttgacttttcatcctgattcaggaCAGAAAATGTTTTGGAAACTTAAGTTTGCCCCAGGACTGAAATTCTATTTCCCGGCCAGCTTTATTTGCAGTAGAAGTAGATAATTCTCCTTTTGTATGTGAAATTACCAACAAGTTCTAAAATATCTGAGCGTTATCTACCACTATATTTTCATACCATGTGCAAAACCAGTATAGAAATATTGGAGTTTAGAGTGAAATTCAATAGCAAAAGTAGTTTCTAGTCTTGGGTTTGACACTACTATTTACAATTACAATCCATTAGAGACGTCCCTTCAGTATGTGTAGATTACAGACCACTCAGTTGTATAATTAACTGTAAATTAGCATTCTGTCTGAAATTCAGtttccttcccatccccactaAATAATTGGGTCTCTGAAAAAAGTTGTAAATTCCTTGATTAGAAATTCCAACCCAAGATCATTCTTTCCTGTGAAGAGGCCACAAAAATAATCCACCAACTGGTCTATGTGGCCAACTTAATTTTGTCTtagaatttaaacaaaacaagtcACTTCAAAGTTACCTTTAGCAATATTGGGTGGAGAATCCAAACATCCTAGTACTGCAACATGATCTTTATCAAGGATGGCTAATGAAGCTCCTTTTAGAACAGTGTCAGACACTACAATTTTGAGCAGTAGTGACTTGGACAGAATTTGCTCTTCCTCTGGGACACTTTGTTGTGGTGGCATCAGAATCTTATACACACATCCATTAGAATCTATCAGAAGAGAAAAGTGACACTACATTTTAAGTTAACGATTGTGTCAAACCATGCTTCCGCATTTTTCTAAAACTTCATACGTACATTTAAGACCATTATAAAATCTACACACAAAAAACTAACCTAAATGGACTGACTTTAATCACAATGCAGTAAGTTCAGAAGAGAGTTAAAATGCATAACTTTCTTAAAGACGGCTCACTGTGCAACACATAGCATGATCAGGTGTAAGACTTTACAGCCAGCAGAACTAGAAAAtgctaaaaaaaagttttaattacTACTTCTACACAACATTTAATCCAAAAAAGTTCTTATATTAGACAACAGTAATTCACAAACAACTTGTTAGTTTACAAGTTTCAACCAGTTACATCCATCATAAAATAAGACTTACACAAACACAGGAGTGTGAGAATCTTGTTTTTTGTATATGCTGTAAAACTCAGTGGATGTGATGATTCTTCTTGTTCAAGTTTGTACTTGTGCAGGATATTTGGGTTAACCTTCTGCACATACACAAAATAATTcccattctaaaaaaaaaaaaaaaaaatttagtttaCAGCTATTTCATTTACAAAACAGGGACATGCTACAGATATTGTTACAGACTACTAGTAGTGAACTGCCACACATGCCATTTAGAGTTATGAACCTAAATTCTTAATTGGACATGTTGCAAAAATAACTCACATTAAAACAGTTTGTAAAATTAATGCAAACTGAAGTGACATTATaaactaagtatcagaggggtagccgtgttagtctggatctgtaaaagcagcgaagagtcctgtggcaccttatagactaacagacgtattggagcatgagctttcgtgggtgaatacccactttgacatgcatccgacgaagtgggtattcacccacgaaagctcatgctccaatacgtctgttagtctaaggtgccacaggactctttgctgattATAAACTAATGCAATACAAATGGATTTACAGGGAAGATAAAAACAAGTTAATGAAAAAGCCAAAATATCAGAATCAATTTCAGCCACTAATCAACAGTGTATCTGAAGGAGTCAGAAGAGGCTATTAAACACGAACAAATACATGTTTTCTGGTTAATAAACCAAACATGACGCTCAAGAAGCCATTTCATTGGCTAAATATAAGATTTCTGAGGAGGTTGCAGGGGGAGTCCTCTCCATCCCAAGCACCAAGAATTAGTTACGAGGGTTATCTTTTACTTAATGTTTCCCAGCTTTTATTTTAAGATTTCAAAATAAAGCATGACTGGTGCTCCTAGGGACTCAGGAATACAGAATACTACCACTGTCCTGATTTTAATCTTAATTGCGCTCTAGATTCATACCAAAACTAGTTTATTTCCCTGGAAGCAAAACAATGCTAAGAGTTCAATGAGATTGTCACTTTATAGAGTTATGTACAGTATTTCAGATAAATACACAggaattcctccctccccaccaaaatGAGAGTTTTGTAGTGGGTCATCTTTGTAAATAATTTGTgttttatacagtagaacctcagagttacaaactgaccagtcaaccaaaCTCTCATTTAGAACTGGAAGTacataatcaggcagcagcaaagacaaaccccaccccccacaaatacagtactgtgttaaactactaaaaaaataaagggaaagcagcatttttcttgtgCATAGTAAAAAGTTTT
The window above is part of the Chrysemys picta bellii isolate R12L10 chromosome 12, ASM1138683v2, whole genome shotgun sequence genome. Proteins encoded here:
- the NOL11 gene encoding nucleolar protein 11; amino-acid sequence: MAALCEEFTLCGLIASAGAGAGQGVLGLEPGPDPDRVLLTDRGRTATLYKVSDQKPLGCWSVKQDQTITCPAVCNFETGEYIAVHDDKVLRIWKDEDVNLDKVFKATLTAEVYRIHSLPHTEPLVLFKGGAVRTLDALLAAPQQEIENVISDEVIRWSEAFMETQQPVLIFTTEKNGNYFVYVQKVNPNILHKYKLEQEESSHPLSFTAYTKNKILTLLCLYSNGCVYKILMPPQQSVPEEEQILSKSLLLKIVVSDTVLKGASLAILDKDHVAVLGCLDSPPNIAKECLSIWNTKFQTLQTSKELPQGTSGQLWCYGEKFFLTHGKVLTVIVYKCETSSLAAAVGKLKDTQTSGIRTVSSYVNWNMLPEEDLVSPRAQQSVTPKTESKRTLRSRRNNVAKVQRDTLTVEQLLSDIKDSSQNDIEEELRQFLSNAQMSDFQTTIGYIITGLVNRCKTEPTFYPRNCLVQLIQTQGLSYSLCPDLMAVALEKTDVHLLQLCLQQFPDVPEAVTCACLKAFLSINDDSLQGTNVNLDSVISYIDIALNDQVEKQTETVQNGFSSELMEEDSCDIQLTPKPHVVDTEELCPIGPQKAALLNAILHSAYSETFLLPHLKDLSAQQVILFLRYLQYLYIKCSENVSMDFPGMCSPTINQIMDWMCLLLDAHFTVVVMLPEAKGLLFSLHKFVRAQVRFYSELNKIEGSLQELQRIKPQKDFGLYSIEMLELV